A portion of the Oncorhynchus masou masou isolate Uvic2021 chromosome 11, UVic_Omas_1.1, whole genome shotgun sequence genome contains these proteins:
- the LOC135548198 gene encoding thrombospondin-4-B-like — MGLWTTLIVASQLILNLCSEVGAQGSVYDLLNSPDCLPDLLQGGLVEQGVNEAFILTTFKLQPKTGTTVFGLYNPRDNSKYFEFTVLGKLNRAVLRYLRSDRRMSSVTFNNIPLADGQRHRLLFHLKGMQQGPGGVELHLDCRLVETVRDLPSVFQGLPAGYGVVELKSMQGKAEEELEELKLVVGDTFENVASLQNCHQQGDSVQTLGVNTKQLSNQMLDLTKVINELKDVLIQQVKETSFLRNTISECQACGLGGSEVMKQKCAPGVCFRGDMCIETEDGVECGPCPDGYTGDGFSCDDVDECQFNPCFPGVKCVNTAPGFRCDACPLGYSGLAVEGVGVVYAQTNKQVCDDIDECKEPNNGQCTANSLCHNSAGSYVCGGCKTGYTGDQVKGCKPERSCGNSLTNPCDVNAQCFQERDGSINCQCGIGWAGNGYLCGKDTDIDGYPDEKLKCKDMLCKKDNCMRVPNSGQEDADKDGQGDACDTDADGDGILNEQDNCWLKPNVDQRNSDKDSHGDACDNCRTVENPDQRDTDSDGKGDACDDDMDGDGLKNFLDNCQQVVNRDQLDRDGDGVGDACDSCPDIPNPNQSDIDHDLVGDSCDTNQDSDGDGHQDTKDNCPNVINSSQLDTDKDGLGDECDDDDDNDSIPDFLLPGPDNCRLVPNPDQLDENSDGVGDVCESDFDQDKVIDRIDNCPENAEVTLTDFRAYQTVVLDPEGDAQIDPNWVVLNQGMEIVQTMNSDPGLAVGYTAFSGVDFEGTFHVNTVTDDDYAGFIFGYQDSSSFYVVMWKQTEQTYWQATPFRAVAEPGIQLKAVKSKSGPGEHLRNSLWHTGDTNDQVRLLWKDPRNVGWKDKVSYRWYLQHRPQVGYIRARFYEGTELVADSGVTIDTTMRGGRLGVFCFSQENIIWSNLKYRCNDTIPGDFQEFSMQHGVVDGL; from the exons ATGGGGTTGTGGACGACACTGATCGTGGCTTCGCAACTGATCTTGAACTTGTGTTCGGAAGTGGGAGCCCAGGGCTCAG TGTATGATCTCCTCAATTCCCCGGACTGTCTGCCAGACCTGCTGCAGGGTGGCTTAGTGGAGCAGGGCGTGAATGAGGCTTTCATCCTCACCACCTTCAAGCTGCAGCCCAAGACTGGCACCACAGTGTTCGGCCTGTACAACCCACGGGACAACAGCAAGTACTTTGAGTTCACCGTGCTGGGGAAACTCAACAGAG CCGTGCTGCGTTACTTGAGGAGTGATCGGAGGATGAGCTCCGTGACCTTCAACAACATCCCTCTGGCAGACGGTCAGCGCCACCGCCTCCTTTTCCACCTGAAGGGCATGCAGCAGGGACCTGGGGGGGTGGAGCTACACCTGGACTGCAGGCTGGTGGAGACGGTCCGGGATCTCCCCTCCGTGTTTCAGGGTCTGCCTGCAGGCTACGGTGTGGTGGAGCTGAAGAGCATGCAGGGCAAAGCAGAG GAAGAGCTGGAGGAGCTGAAACTAGTGGTGGGAGACACGTTTGAGAACGTAGCTTCTCTTCAAAACTGCCACCAACAAGGAGACTCAGTGCAGACTCTGG GGGTCAACACAAAGCAGCTGTCCAATCAAATGCTTGATCTCACGAAGGTGATAAACGAGCTGAAAGATGTCCTCATTCAGCAG GTCAAAGAGACATCTTTTCTCAGAAACACCATCTCTGAATGCCAGGCTTGTG GACTGGGTGGAAGCGAAGTCATGAAGCAGAAGTGTGCCCCTGGCGTTTGTTTCCGCGGTGACATGTGTATTGAGACCGAGGACGGGGTTGAGTGTGGACCCTGCCCTGATGGATACACAGGGGACGGCTTCAGCTGTGATGATGTGGATGag tgtcaATTTAACCCATGCTTCCCCGGGGTGAAATGTGTGAACACGGCTCCAGGGTTCCGCTGTGACGCCTGTCCTCTGGGCTACTCTGGTCTGGCTGTGGAAGGGGTGGGAGTGGTCTAcgcacagacaaacaaacag GTCTGTGATGACATTGACGAGTGCAAAGAACCCAACAATGGACAGTGCACCGCCAACTCTCTCTGTCACAACTCTGCG GGTTCATATGTCTGTGGGGGCTGTAAGACAGGCTACACAGGGGACCAGGTGAAGGGCTGTAAGCCAGAGAGGAGCTGTGGTAACAGTTTGACCAACCCCTGTGATGTCAACGCCCAGTGTTTCCAAGAAAGAGACGGCTCCATCAACTGTCAG TGTGGGATTGGCTGGGCTGGTAATGGCTACCTATGTGGAAAGGATACAGACATTGATGGATACCCTGATGAAAAACTTAAGTGCAAGGATATGCTCTGTAAAAAG GATAACTGCATGCGTGTTCCTAACTCTGGCCAAGAGGATGCTGACAAGGACGGACAAGGAGACGCTTGTGACACCGACGCTGATGGTGACGGTATTCTGAAtgaacag GATAACTGCTGGCTGAAGCCTAACGTGGACCAGAGGAACAGTGACAAGGACAGCCATGGTGACGCCTGTGACAACTGTCGCACGGTGGAGAACCCTGATCAGAGGGACACTGACAGTGATGGGAAAGGAGACGCCTGCGATGATGACATGGATGGAGACG GCTTGAAGAACTTCCTTGACAACTGCCAGCAGGTGGTGAACCGGGACCAGTTGGACCGGGATGGAGACGGAGTGGGAGATGCCTGTGACAGCTGCCCTGATATCCCTAATCCTAACCAG TCCGACATTGACCATGACCTGGTTGGGGATTCTTGTGACACAAATCAAGACAG TGATGGCGATGGTCACCAGGACACCAAGGACAACTGTCCCAACGTGATCAACAGCTCCCAGCTGGACACAGACAAAGATGGCCTGGGGGATGAGTGTGACGATGACGACGACAACGACAGCATCCCTGACTTCCTGCTACCAGGACCCGACAACTGCAGACTGGTGCCCAATCCCGACCAGCTGGATGAGAACA GTGATGGTGTTGGAGATGTGTGTGAGTCAGACTTTGACCAGGACAAGGTGATAGACAGGATAGACAACTGTCCAGAGAACGCtgaggtcactctgacagacttCAGAGCCTATCAGACGGTGGTGCTGGACCCGGAGGGCGATGCCCAGATTGACCCCAACTGGGTGGTACTTAATCAG GGAATGGAGATTGTTCAGACCATGAACAGTGACCCTGGACTTGCTGTCG GTTACACTGCGTTCAGTGGAGTGGACTTTGAGGGGACATTCCATGTTAACACGGTGACTGACGATGACTACGCAGGCTTCATCTTTGGCTACCAGGACTCCTCCTCCTTCTACGTGGTCATGTGGAAACAGACTGAACAGACCTACTGGCAGGCAACACCCTTTAGAGCAGTGGCCGAGCCTGGCATCCagctcaag gctgTGAAGTCTAAGTCAGGTCCAGGGGAGCACCTGAGGAACTCCCTGTGGCACACAGGGGACACCAACGACCAGGTGCGTCTGCTGTGGAAGGACCCCAGGAACGTGGGCTGGAAGGACAAGGTTTCCTACCGTTGGTACCTGCAGCACCGACCCCAGGTCGGATACATCAG GGCCCGTTTCTATGAGGGGACAGAGCTGGTGGCTGACTCTGGTGTGACCATCGACACCACCATGAGAGGAGGCCGACTGGGTGTGTTCTGTTTCTCTCAGGAAAACATCATCTGGTCCAACCTAAAGTACCGTTGCAATG ATACCATCCCTGGGGACTTCCAGGAGTTCAGCATGCAGCACGGCGTCGTCGACGGTCTCTAA